The following proteins are co-located in the Spirosoma montaniterrae genome:
- the ahcY gene encoding adenosylhomocysteinase — MQTATYVPYKVKDIALAEWGRKEIRLAEAEMPGLMGLRAEYGPTKPLAGARIAGCLHMTIQTAVLIETLVELGADVTWSSCNIFSTQDHAAAAIAAAGIPVYAWKGMNEEEFNWCIEQTLFFGEDRKPLNMILDDGGDLTNMVFDVYPELISGIKGLSEETTTGVHRLYERMKNGTLHLPAINVNDSVTKSKFDNKYGCRESLVDAIRRATDLMLAGKVAVVAGYGDVGKGSAESLRGAGCRVLVTEIDPICALQAAMDGYEVVPMDEAVTRANIFVTATGNVRIIKDRHFRAMRDKSIVCNIGHFDNEIDMAWLNENYGHSKSQIKPQVDMYEIDGKEIIVLAEGRLVNLGCAMGHPSFVMSCSFANQTLAQLELWANSDKYENKVYVLPKKLDEKVAAMHLAHVGAKLEPMEQEQADYIGVNIDGPFKSEMYRY; from the coding sequence ATGCAAACTGCCACTTACGTTCCCTATAAGGTAAAAGACATTGCGCTGGCCGAGTGGGGCCGCAAGGAAATCCGGCTTGCCGAAGCCGAAATGCCGGGCCTGATGGGTCTCCGGGCCGAATATGGCCCCACCAAACCGCTGGCTGGTGCCCGTATTGCGGGTTGCCTGCACATGACCATTCAAACCGCCGTTCTTATCGAAACGCTGGTTGAACTGGGTGCCGACGTAACCTGGTCGTCGTGCAATATTTTCTCAACGCAGGACCATGCCGCTGCGGCCATTGCGGCTGCCGGTATTCCGGTATACGCCTGGAAGGGCATGAACGAAGAAGAGTTCAACTGGTGCATCGAACAAACGCTGTTTTTTGGCGAAGATCGCAAGCCGCTCAACATGATTCTCGACGATGGTGGCGACCTGACGAATATGGTCTTCGATGTATATCCTGAACTGATTTCAGGCATCAAAGGGCTGTCGGAAGAAACCACAACCGGGGTTCACCGCCTGTATGAGCGTATGAAAAACGGTACGCTCCACTTGCCTGCCATCAACGTAAACGACTCAGTAACGAAGTCGAAATTCGATAATAAATACGGCTGCCGCGAGTCGCTGGTCGATGCTATACGCCGGGCTACCGACCTTATGCTGGCTGGCAAAGTGGCCGTTGTAGCTGGCTATGGCGATGTAGGCAAAGGCTCGGCTGAGTCGTTGCGGGGTGCCGGATGCCGCGTATTAGTTACGGAAATCGACCCAATCTGCGCTTTGCAGGCCGCTATGGATGGCTACGAGGTGGTGCCGATGGACGAGGCCGTAACCCGCGCCAACATCTTCGTAACGGCCACGGGCAATGTGCGCATCATCAAAGACCGGCATTTCCGGGCCATGCGCGATAAGTCGATTGTGTGTAACATCGGCCACTTCGATAATGAGATCGACATGGCGTGGCTGAACGAGAACTACGGCCACAGCAAGAGCCAAATCAAGCCGCAGGTCGACATGTACGAGATCGATGGTAAAGAAATCATCGTGCTGGCCGAAGGTCGGCTGGTAAACCTTGGCTGTGCGATGGGGCACCCCAGTTTTGTGATGTCTTGTTCGTTTGCCAACCAGACACTGGCACAACTCGAACTGTGGGCCAACTCTGACAAGTACGAAAACAAAGTGTATGTACTGCCCAAAAAGCTTGACGAGAAAGTAGCCGCTATGCACCTGGCCCACGTTGGCGCGAAGCTCGAACCGATGGAGCAGGAGCAAGCCGACTACATCGGCGTCAACATCGACGGTCCGTTCAAATCGGAAATGTACCGCTATTAA
- a CDS encoding bifunctional metallophosphatase/5'-nucleotidase, producing the protein MDASASNRRQFLKLLGTAAVVGSITPDVLAARKATSITILHTNDVHSRLDPFPMDGGRNAGRGGVARRATLLRQIRQQQANVLLFDAGDVFQGTPYFNLYKGEPEILAMNQLGYDAGTLGNHDFDGGIDNMVTQFGKATFPVLIANYDFKNTVMDGHTMPYKIFRRDGVRIGVFGLGIRPDGLIPKDAYRETKYLDPIEIGNDMAGKLRQNEKCDFVVCLSHLGFKYDGPTVSDNVLAAKSRNIDLIIGGHTHTFLDAPVTVNNLDNKPVWINQVGFAGINLGRIDLTFERGKATVSGQAMEIR; encoded by the coding sequence ATGGACGCATCAGCCTCGAATAGACGCCAATTTTTGAAACTGCTGGGTACTGCCGCCGTGGTTGGGTCGATAACCCCCGACGTGCTGGCCGCCCGGAAAGCTACGTCGATTACCATTCTGCATACCAACGACGTACACAGCCGACTCGATCCGTTTCCGATGGATGGGGGCCGCAACGCGGGCCGGGGCGGGGTGGCGCGTCGGGCAACGCTACTCCGGCAGATTCGGCAGCAACAGGCCAACGTGCTGCTGTTCGATGCGGGCGACGTGTTTCAGGGAACGCCGTATTTCAACCTCTATAAAGGCGAACCGGAAATTCTGGCTATGAACCAACTCGGCTACGACGCCGGAACGCTCGGCAATCACGACTTCGACGGTGGCATCGACAACATGGTGACGCAGTTTGGCAAAGCCACGTTCCCGGTATTGATTGCCAACTACGATTTTAAGAACACGGTCATGGATGGGCACACGATGCCCTACAAAATTTTTCGACGCGATGGCGTCCGTATCGGCGTATTCGGTCTCGGCATTCGGCCCGATGGACTGATTCCGAAAGATGCCTACCGCGAAACCAAATACCTTGACCCCATTGAAATAGGTAACGACATGGCGGGCAAACTGCGTCAGAACGAAAAATGCGATTTCGTAGTGTGTTTGTCGCACCTCGGTTTCAAGTACGATGGCCCGACCGTTTCAGACAATGTTCTGGCCGCCAAAAGCCGAAACATCGACCTGATTATCGGTGGACATACGCACACGTTCTTAGACGCTCCCGTGACAGTCAACAATCTTGATAATAAACCCGTCTGGATTAATCAGGTTGGGTTTGCGGGCATCAACCTGGGCCGAATCGACCTCACGTTCGAACGCGGCAAAGCCACCGTTTCGGGGCAGGCAATGGAGATCAGGTAA
- a CDS encoding membrane lipoprotein lipid attachment site-containing protein, which produces MKKLLFFALILAGLSACNPGYHLTNRTATRIGVDSIAAPADSSVSRFLDPYRQKLNQTMNEVLTRSTGRIEKGQPDGPLNNLLTDALLQQSIQRYGKPIDCSHLNFGGIRNNLPEGNITTGSIFEVMPFDNQLVVMTMTGAMLQQLMNHFASGNKLVMGGIRTKIRNGQAQNVAFTNGRTLQPGETYVVAMSDYVADGGDNAGFLKNPIKRENINYLIRDALIDYFRQQGKSGQPLNPVTDGRISLE; this is translated from the coding sequence ATGAAAAAACTCCTCTTTTTTGCTCTGATACTTGCCGGGTTGTCGGCCTGTAATCCGGGCTATCATCTGACAAATCGAACGGCTACGCGCATCGGTGTCGATTCGATAGCGGCCCCCGCCGACAGTAGCGTGTCCCGCTTTCTGGACCCATACCGGCAGAAGTTGAACCAAACCATGAATGAGGTGCTGACCCGCTCAACGGGCCGCATCGAAAAAGGTCAGCCCGACGGCCCGCTCAACAACCTGCTCACCGACGCCCTCCTACAGCAATCCATCCAACGCTACGGCAAACCCATCGACTGCTCGCACCTGAACTTCGGCGGTATACGTAACAATCTGCCCGAAGGCAACATTACGACCGGGTCAATTTTTGAAGTGATGCCGTTTGATAATCAATTGGTTGTGATGACCATGACAGGCGCGATGCTGCAACAACTGATGAATCACTTCGCCAGCGGTAATAAGCTGGTTATGGGCGGCATACGGACCAAAATCCGCAATGGGCAGGCGCAGAACGTTGCGTTTACCAACGGACGAACGCTTCAGCCGGGCGAAACCTACGTAGTTGCCATGAGCGATTACGTAGCTGACGGGGGCGACAATGCCGGCTTCCTGAAGAACCCAATCAAGCGCGAAAACATCAACTACCTCATCCGCGATGCCCTGATCGACTATTTCCGGCAGCAGGGTAAATCGGGTCAACCACTCAATCCCGTTACCGATGGACGCATCAGCCTCGAATAG
- a CDS encoding M1 family metallopeptidase, which translates to MRLSAVARCGLLFCFAAFQTLAQTSERFTRADSLRGGLRPERTSYNVLFYDLSLSVDPATRSIAGSNTIRYKVATPFQRMQIDLFANMQVLSITQNKKPLRYTRDGNAIFITMADKQNTGQVRELTISYSGRPQVAKNPPWDGGFVWRKDTTTAQNADWVTVACEGTGASLWWPNKDHLSDEPDSMRIRCRVPTGLTCVANGQFRGQKPVNNGRQTEWTWFVNYPINNYNVTLNITDYAHFSDTYTAKDGQKLALDYYVLPGNVEKAKAHFEQVKPMLACYETHFGKYPFWRDGYKLVETPYWGMEHQSAVAYGNKYRNNPFGFDFIIIHESGHEYFGNSLSCADHAEMWIHESFTTYAEALFMECTQGLPRTIEYLNNQRKLIKNEHPMLGPLGVNADQKDTDIYYKGSWMLHTLRFAVNDDAKWFAAIKALATEKRLSIVYTDEVVDFLCQKTGINLRPLFNQYLRHPKLPIFDYSIDTTDKSRPTIRYRWQSNVAGFNLPVQIKTGAGQWQTLVPGQEWKVAPLPGNTAEGFAINMNQGLFALHAATQTTN; encoded by the coding sequence ATGCGCCTTTCTGCTGTAGCCCGCTGCGGCTTGCTTTTCTGCTTTGCTGCGTTTCAAACGCTCGCCCAAACGTCCGAACGCTTTACCCGCGCCGACTCGCTGCGGGGCGGTTTGCGGCCCGAACGCACCAGCTACAACGTGCTGTTCTACGACCTGAGTTTAAGCGTTGACCCGGCTACGCGGTCTATTGCAGGCAGTAATACCATTCGCTACAAAGTGGCAACGCCGTTTCAGCGGATGCAAATCGACCTGTTTGCCAACATGCAGGTGCTGTCGATTACACAAAATAAAAAACCGCTTCGCTACACACGCGACGGTAATGCCATTTTTATCACGATGGCCGACAAACAAAACACCGGGCAGGTTCGCGAACTCACCATCAGTTACAGCGGGCGGCCACAGGTGGCTAAAAACCCGCCCTGGGACGGTGGTTTTGTGTGGCGCAAAGACACGACAACGGCCCAAAACGCCGATTGGGTAACGGTAGCCTGCGAAGGCACGGGCGCAAGTTTGTGGTGGCCCAACAAAGACCACCTCTCCGACGAACCCGATTCGATGCGTATTCGCTGCCGCGTACCAACGGGCCTGACCTGCGTGGCAAACGGGCAGTTTCGGGGCCAGAAACCGGTTAATAACGGTCGGCAAACTGAATGGACGTGGTTTGTGAACTACCCAATCAATAACTATAACGTTACGCTTAACATCACCGACTACGCGCATTTTTCTGATACGTACACGGCCAAAGACGGGCAGAAACTGGCCCTGGATTATTACGTGCTGCCGGGTAACGTGGAAAAAGCGAAGGCGCATTTTGAGCAGGTAAAACCCATGCTGGCGTGTTATGAAACCCACTTTGGCAAATACCCCTTCTGGCGTGATGGGTACAAATTAGTCGAAACGCCGTACTGGGGTATGGAACACCAAAGTGCAGTAGCCTACGGCAACAAATACCGCAATAATCCGTTTGGTTTCGACTTCATCATTATCCACGAGAGCGGACACGAATACTTTGGCAATAGCCTGAGTTGCGCCGACCACGCCGAAATGTGGATTCACGAATCGTTTACGACCTACGCCGAAGCTCTGTTTATGGAGTGTACGCAGGGGTTGCCGCGCACCATCGAGTACCTGAATAACCAGCGTAAACTCATTAAAAATGAACACCCTATGCTGGGGCCGCTGGGCGTCAACGCCGATCAGAAAGATACCGATATCTACTACAAAGGCTCCTGGATGCTCCACACCCTGCGCTTCGCCGTGAACGACGACGCCAAGTGGTTTGCAGCCATCAAAGCACTGGCGACCGAGAAACGGCTGTCTATCGTGTACACCGACGAAGTTGTTGATTTTCTATGCCAGAAGACCGGCATTAATCTGCGCCCGCTGTTCAATCAGTACCTGCGCCATCCGAAACTGCCCATTTTTGACTATAGCATCGACACCACCGACAAAAGCAGGCCAACAATCCGGTATCGGTGGCAGAGTAACGTCGCTGGTTTTAACCTGCCCGTACAAATCAAGACAGGTGCGGGACAGTGGCAAACGCTTGTACCCGGTCAGGAATGGAAAGTTGCGCCGTTGCCCGGCAACACAGCAGAAGGCTTCGCGATCAACATGAATCAGGGGTTATTCGCCCTACATGCAGCAACACAAACCACCAACTGA